One genomic region from Streptomyces venezuelae encodes:
- a CDS encoding thioester domain-containing protein, with protein sequence MIGVLASGMLVSGAAATAVAADAGAGGTGDGVLVVTKAEIVEDDYIAHVLEPEGEDDGLPGGLIKVTTSEGATLFAYCLDAGTALKDGAAYREAGRSEVPTLKGNPDAAKIDWILRHGYPTFSEAVLGKLIGGKLSKKAAAGATQAAIWRLTNHVKAVPWDPAGADLADYLVAHAADAEEPAPSLVLDPGTVTGPAGATLGPITIGTTGDKTTASLDPAAVAAGVALTDREGNVLSDGSGKLIEAVLDGESLFVKVPAGARQGSATVSAQGLVPVPVGHKLASADSQSLALVTGDRVPVTTHAKASWTGATTPPSPTADPSGSASPSPSQSVSPTAPGATSEPGAPSSPSTPSTPSAPSDPGSPGASASPDPSGTTGQAPTPGVTHSGGAGEPEPASAGGRAGGSGLASTGSSGAVGFAAVAAGGLVVIGAAVVLIHGWRRRYRTMD encoded by the coding sequence GTGATCGGCGTGCTCGCGAGCGGCATGCTGGTGAGCGGCGCGGCGGCGACAGCGGTTGCGGCGGACGCAGGTGCCGGAGGTACCGGCGACGGGGTTCTGGTCGTCACGAAGGCCGAGATCGTCGAGGACGATTACATCGCGCACGTTTTGGAACCCGAGGGAGAGGACGACGGACTGCCCGGTGGCCTGATCAAGGTGACGACCAGTGAGGGCGCCACCCTGTTCGCGTACTGCCTCGATGCCGGCACCGCACTGAAGGACGGCGCCGCCTACCGAGAGGCCGGCCGGTCCGAGGTGCCCACGCTGAAGGGCAACCCGGACGCAGCGAAGATCGACTGGATTCTGCGGCACGGGTACCCGACGTTCTCCGAGGCCGTGCTCGGCAAGCTGATCGGCGGCAAGCTCTCCAAGAAGGCGGCTGCCGGTGCGACTCAGGCCGCCATCTGGCGCCTCACCAACCACGTCAAGGCGGTCCCGTGGGACCCGGCGGGAGCCGATCTCGCCGACTACCTCGTGGCCCACGCCGCCGACGCCGAGGAACCGGCCCCCTCGCTGGTCCTCGATCCCGGCACGGTGACCGGGCCCGCGGGGGCGACACTCGGTCCGATCACGATCGGCACCACCGGCGACAAGACCACGGCCTCCCTCGACCCCGCGGCCGTCGCGGCCGGCGTGGCGCTGACCGACCGGGAGGGAAACGTGCTCTCGGACGGCAGCGGCAAGCTGATCGAGGCCGTCCTGGACGGTGAATCGCTGTTCGTGAAGGTCCCGGCGGGTGCGCGGCAGGGCAGCGCGACCGTCTCGGCGCAGGGCCTCGTCCCGGTCCCCGTGGGCCACAAGCTGGCCAGCGCGGACAGCCAGTCCCTGGCCCTGGTGACCGGTGACCGGGTTCCGGTCACCACGCACGCGAAGGCGAGCTGGACCGGCGCCACCACCCCGCCGTCGCCCACGGCCGACCCGAGCGGTTCGGCGAGCCCGTCCCCGAGTCAGTCCGTTTCCCCGACCGCACCGGGCGCCACGAGCGAGCCGGGCGCCCCGAGTAGCCCGAGTACCCCGAGTACCCCGAGTGCTCCGAGCGACCCGGGCTCTCCCGGCGCTTCGGCGAGTCCGGACCCGAGCGGGACCACGGGGCAGGCTCCCACACCGGGCGTCACGCACTCGGGCGGCGCCGGGGAACCGGAACCCGCCTCCGCCGGTGGCCGTGCCGGGGGCTCGGGACTCGCCTCCACCGGCAGCTCCGGTGCCGTCGGGTTCGCCGCGGTGGCAGCAGGAGGGCTGGTCGTGATCGGCGCTGCCGTGGTCCTGATCCACGGGTGGCGACGGCGATACCGCACCATGGACTGA
- the glnA gene encoding type I glutamate--ammonia ligase encodes MSEKHGFQNADEVNKFIKDNDVKMVDVRFCDLPGVMQHFTIPATAFDPAEELAFDGSSIRGFQAIHESDMALRADLSTARVDPFRRDKTLNINFFIHDPITGEQYSRDPRNIAKKAEAYLASTGIADTAYFGPEAEFYVFDSVRFETSANQGFYHIDSEAGAWNTGAEENNRGYKVRYKGGYFPAPPVDHFADLRSEISLELENVGLQVERQHHEVGTAGQAEINYKFNTLLAAADDLMLFKYIVKNVAWRNGKTATFMPKPIFGDNGSGMHVHQSLWANGDPLFYDETGYAGLSDTARYYIGGILKHAPSLLAFTNPTVNSYHRLVPGFEAPVNMVYSQRNRSAAMRIPITGSNPKAKRVEFRAPDPSSNPYLAFSALLLAGLDGVKNKIEPAEPIDKDLYELAPEEHANVQQVPTNLEAVLHALEDDNEYLQAGGVFTSDLIETWIDYKRTHEIAPIQLRPHPHEFELYFDL; translated from the coding sequence ATGTCCGAGAAGCACGGGTTCCAGAACGCCGACGAGGTCAACAAGTTCATCAAGGACAACGACGTCAAGATGGTCGACGTCCGGTTCTGCGACCTTCCGGGCGTGATGCAGCACTTCACGATCCCGGCGACGGCCTTCGACCCGGCGGAGGAGCTCGCCTTCGACGGCTCGTCGATCCGCGGCTTCCAGGCGATCCACGAGTCCGACATGGCGCTCCGCGCCGACCTGTCGACCGCTCGCGTGGACCCCTTCCGCCGCGACAAGACGCTGAACATCAACTTCTTCATCCACGACCCGATCACGGGCGAGCAGTACAGCCGTGACCCGCGCAACATCGCGAAGAAGGCCGAGGCGTACCTCGCCTCCACCGGCATCGCCGACACCGCGTACTTCGGCCCCGAGGCGGAGTTCTACGTCTTCGACTCGGTGCGCTTCGAGACCTCGGCGAACCAGGGCTTCTACCACATCGACTCCGAGGCCGGCGCCTGGAACACCGGTGCGGAGGAGAACAACCGCGGCTACAAGGTCCGCTACAAGGGCGGCTACTTCCCGGCCCCGCCGGTCGACCACTTCGCCGACCTGCGCTCCGAGATCTCCCTGGAGCTGGAGAACGTCGGCCTTCAGGTCGAGCGCCAGCACCACGAGGTCGGCACCGCCGGCCAGGCCGAGATCAACTACAAGTTCAACACGCTGCTCGCCGCGGCCGACGACCTGATGCTCTTCAAGTACATCGTGAAGAACGTCGCCTGGCGCAACGGCAAGACCGCGACCTTCATGCCGAAGCCGATCTTCGGTGACAACGGCTCGGGCATGCACGTCCACCAGTCGCTGTGGGCCAACGGCGACCCGCTGTTCTACGACGAGACGGGCTACGCCGGCCTCTCGGACACCGCCCGCTACTACATCGGCGGCATCCTCAAGCACGCCCCGTCGCTGCTCGCCTTCACCAACCCGACGGTGAACTCGTACCACCGCCTGGTCCCGGGCTTCGAGGCCCCGGTCAACATGGTGTACTCGCAGCGCAACCGCTCCGCCGCCATGCGCATCCCGATCACGGGCTCGAACCCGAAGGCCAAGCGCGTCGAGTTCCGCGCGCCGGACCCGTCCTCGAACCCGTACCTCGCCTTCTCGGCGCTGCTCCTCGCGGGCCTCGACGGCGTGAAGAACAAGATCGAGCCGGCGGAGCCGATCGACAAGGACCTGTACGAGCTCGCTCCCGAGGAGCACGCGAACGTCCAGCAGGTCCCGACCAACCTGGAGGCCGTGCTCCACGCCCTCGAGGACGACAACGAGTACCTGCAGGCCGGTGGCGTCTTCACCTCCGACCTGATCGAGACCTGGATCGACTACAAGCGCACCCACGAGATCGCCCCGATCCAGCTGCGCCCGCACCCGCACGAGTTCGAGCTCTACTTCGACCTGTAA